Proteins encoded within one genomic window of Thermodesulfobacteriota bacterium:
- a CDS encoding class II aldolase/adducin family protein, whose product MTTQAAEAAIRLRSELSDFSRRSFQRDLVSGTGGNMSVRIPGTDTVLITPSGVSLADVEPDDNLLVRLDGTVLENPRNLVPSKETSFHLAVYQLRPDVGAIAHVHPPCATAYSALRKPLPLPTTSARVILKEVPAIEVALPGSAELREIVKAGIVRHPGVKALLMAEHGILAFGPDIATAYYIADLVESTAKVAHFEAGFKKND is encoded by the coding sequence ATGACGACACAGGCGGCAGAAGCCGCGATCCGATTGCGGAGCGAGCTTTCCGATTTTTCGAGGCGCTCGTTCCAGCGGGACCTCGTCTCCGGAACCGGGGGGAACATGAGCGTCCGGATCCCGGGGACCGACACCGTCCTCATCACCCCCTCCGGCGTTTCGCTGGCCGACGTGGAGCCCGACGACAACCTGCTGGTCCGGCTGGACGGCACGGTGCTGGAAAACCCCCGGAACCTGGTCCCATCGAAGGAAACCTCGTTCCATCTCGCCGTATACCAGCTTCGCCCGGACGTGGGGGCGATCGCGCACGTGCATCCTCCCTGCGCGACCGCGTACTCCGCGCTGCGGAAGCCGCTTCCGCTGCCCACGACTTCCGCCCGCGTCATCCTGAAGGAGGTGCCGGCGATCGAGGTCGCGCTGCCGGGGTCCGCCGAGCTGCGCGAAATCGTCAAGGCGGGGATCGTCCGCCACCCCGGGGTCAAGGCGCTCCTGATGGCGGAGCACGGGATCCTGGCGTTCGGCCCCGACATCGCCACGGCGTATTACATCGCCGACCTCGTGGAAAGCACCGCGAAGGTCGCCCATTTCGAAGCCGGTTTCAAGAAAAACGACTAA
- a CDS encoding Tm-1-like ATP-binding domain-containing protein, producing MVRKGNVAILATLDTKGEEVAFMKGLLEAGGYSATTIDIGTVGPPGVRPDHPGEEVARLGGTELSELVRSGERDRIMDGMGKGAARLLSLLLADGKIDGVIGLGGNQGTAVSATAMRGLPFGFPKYLVSTVASGNIRPYVGNRDIGMVFSVADFLGGQNPVTGPILANAVAAVTGMVERGARIVAETGRKTVAVTALGNTERGASRAVKALRDRGYRVIPFHASGAGGSAMEDLIGEGVIQAVLDLTPHELAEEVLGAGIYMPVKPGRMKAAGAKGIPQVVSTGGMEYLCFGPKETIPARLRRRRIYMHNPYNANLKISRGEMASVGAEMAARLNGTTGPTALFIPTRGWSVYGAPGGPLHDRAGNRAFVAALKERLDPRILLKEIDAHINDAAFVDACVERLVQSMEESGN from the coding sequence ATGGTCCGGAAGGGAAACGTCGCCATCCTTGCGACCCTCGACACGAAGGGCGAAGAGGTCGCCTTCATGAAGGGGCTGCTGGAAGCCGGCGGCTATTCCGCGACGACGATCGACATCGGGACCGTCGGACCTCCCGGAGTCCGGCCCGATCATCCGGGCGAGGAAGTGGCGCGGCTCGGAGGGACGGAGCTGTCCGAGCTCGTGCGGTCGGGCGAGAGGGACCGGATCATGGACGGAATGGGGAAAGGAGCCGCGAGGCTCCTTTCCCTTCTGCTGGCCGATGGGAAGATCGACGGCGTCATCGGCCTGGGGGGGAACCAGGGGACGGCGGTTTCCGCGACGGCGATGCGGGGGCTCCCCTTCGGATTCCCGAAATACCTCGTCTCAACGGTCGCCTCGGGGAACATCCGCCCCTACGTGGGGAACCGGGACATCGGGATGGTCTTCTCGGTGGCCGATTTCCTGGGCGGGCAGAACCCGGTGACGGGGCCGATCCTCGCCAACGCCGTCGCGGCGGTGACCGGGATGGTGGAGCGCGGCGCCCGGATCGTCGCGGAAACCGGGAGGAAGACCGTCGCGGTGACCGCCCTCGGAAACACGGAGCGGGGCGCGAGCCGGGCGGTGAAGGCGCTGCGCGACAGGGGGTACCGGGTCATTCCCTTCCACGCTTCCGGCGCCGGCGGGTCCGCCATGGAAGACCTGATCGGGGAAGGAGTCATCCAGGCGGTGCTCGACCTGACCCCCCACGAGCTCGCGGAAGAAGTCCTGGGCGCGGGGATCTACATGCCCGTCAAGCCCGGCCGGATGAAGGCGGCGGGCGCGAAAGGCATCCCCCAGGTGGTCTCTACGGGGGGGATGGAGTATCTTTGCTTCGGCCCGAAGGAAACCATCCCGGCGCGGCTGAGAAGAAGACGGATCTATATGCACAACCCGTACAACGCCAACCTGAAGATCTCCCGCGGCGAGATGGCCTCGGTGGGCGCGGAGATGGCTGCGAGGCTCAACGGCACGACCGGTCCCACGGCCCTGTTCATCCCCACGCGGGGCTGGTCCGTCTACGGCGCCCCCGGAGGGCCGCTGCACGACCGGGCCGGCAACCGCGCGTTCGTCGCCGCCCTGAAGGAACGGCTCGATCCCCGCATCCTTCTGAAGGAGATCGACGCCCACATCAACGACGCGGCGTTCGTGGACGCCTGCGTCGAACGGCTGGTCCAATCCATGGAAGAAAGCGGGAACTGA
- a CDS encoding creatininase family protein, which translates to MAELKKYDLLELPWTDVRDYLKAGNDTIMIPVGSLEKHGHHVPLGVDSYTTMGSVERAAKKSKVLYAPLLPFGVSPHHMGEAGWGTGTISFPTEIYRQVLYSIGRSLIFSGFNKLVFVSHHGTNMGAQGDALRALRAETGCFCAYYKTPTERDCAVVADLMTGPAEETPGWHAGELETSTTMAYMKEKGNYEGSIFMERAKADRAHAPKWMGPAFTKKDGTNTVIFQGSENIFVPMLHHEYSDTATIGNPLRASVEQGEAVFERISDHLAAFLEEVKKFPFRVADDKRDWPGRFWRG; encoded by the coding sequence ATGGCTGAATTGAAGAAGTACGATCTGCTGGAGCTGCCCTGGACCGACGTTCGGGATTACCTGAAGGCCGGCAACGACACGATCATGATTCCGGTCGGAAGCCTCGAGAAGCACGGCCACCATGTGCCGCTGGGCGTCGATTCCTATACCACGATGGGAAGCGTGGAGCGCGCGGCGAAGAAGTCGAAGGTGTTGTACGCCCCGCTGCTGCCGTTCGGCGTGTCCCCGCATCACATGGGCGAGGCCGGCTGGGGGACCGGCACCATCTCTTTCCCCACGGAAATCTACCGCCAGGTCCTTTACTCGATTGGGCGCAGCCTGATCTTCTCCGGCTTCAACAAGCTGGTGTTCGTCTCCCACCACGGCACGAACATGGGGGCGCAGGGCGACGCGCTGCGGGCGCTGCGCGCCGAGACGGGCTGCTTCTGCGCGTATTACAAGACACCGACGGAGCGGGATTGCGCCGTCGTCGCCGACCTGATGACCGGCCCGGCGGAGGAAACGCCCGGCTGGCACGCGGGAGAACTTGAAACCTCCACTACCATGGCGTACATGAAGGAGAAGGGGAATTACGAGGGCTCGATCTTCATGGAGCGCGCCAAGGCGGACCGCGCCCACGCCCCGAAATGGATGGGCCCGGCGTTCACCAAGAAGGACGGCACCAACACCGTCATCTTCCAGGGATCGGAGAACATCTTCGTCCCGATGCTCCATCACGAATATTCGGACACCGCCACCATCGGCAACCCGCTTCGCGCCAGTGTCGAGCAGGGGGAGGCGGTCTTCGAGCGGATCAGCGACCACCTGGCCGCGTTCCTCGAAGAGGTGAAGAAGTTCCCCTTCAGGGTCGCGGACGACAAGAGAGACTGGCCCGGCCGTTTCTGGAGAGGATAG
- a CDS encoding LacI family DNA-binding transcriptional regulator translates to MTKITDVALKANVSIATVSRVVNNSAHKVHPATRDRVLRAVRELDFHPNALAKGLPTRKTLTIGIIIPDISNPYYSEIVRGIQDVADKTGYSVTLQNTDGKKEGIVRSIYLLREKSADGVIFSGGIISGFETLSILRELKERVVVIGRHDVDFPAVTVDNIGGATQAAQHLIDLGHSAIGFIGGQDGSTTSLDRQTGYRNALAQNGLKIQENLIRLGSWDPRSGYIMSKSLLRGKERPTAIVAANDQMAFGAVKAAKELGLSVPGDLAVTGFDDIPLSSYFDPPLTTVAIPIQEIGAAAMRMLVGRISGGKFEKFKVFNTKLIVRGSTVRE, encoded by the coding sequence ATGACCAAGATCACCGACGTCGCCCTGAAAGCCAACGTCTCCATCGCAACGGTTTCCCGGGTGGTCAACAACAGCGCCCACAAGGTCCACCCCGCGACGCGCGACCGCGTGCTGCGGGCCGTCCGGGAGCTGGACTTTCACCCCAACGCCCTCGCGAAGGGGCTCCCGACGCGGAAAACACTGACCATCGGGATCATTATCCCTGATATATCGAACCCTTACTATTCGGAAATCGTCCGGGGGATCCAGGACGTCGCCGACAAGACGGGGTACTCCGTCACGCTCCAGAACACGGACGGGAAGAAGGAAGGGATCGTCCGGTCGATCTACCTCCTGAGGGAGAAGTCCGCCGACGGCGTCATCTTCAGCGGAGGGATCATCTCCGGCTTCGAAACGCTGTCCATCCTCAGGGAACTGAAGGAACGGGTCGTGGTTATCGGAAGACACGACGTCGACTTCCCCGCCGTCACGGTCGACAACATCGGCGGCGCGACCCAGGCGGCGCAGCACCTGATCGACCTCGGGCATTCGGCGATCGGCTTCATCGGCGGACAGGACGGGTCGACGACCTCCCTGGACCGCCAGACGGGATACCGGAACGCTTTGGCTCAGAACGGGCTGAAAATACAAGAGAATCTTATCCGTCTGGGAAGCTGGGACCCGCGGAGCGGCTATATCATGTCCAAATCGCTACTCAGGGGGAAGGAGCGGCCGACCGCGATCGTCGCGGCGAACGACCAGATGGCGTTCGGAGCCGTAAAGGCGGCGAAAGAGCTGGGGCTTTCCGTGCCCGGCGACCTCGCGGTGACGGGATTCGACGACATCCCGCTGAGCTCCTATTTCGATCCCCCGCTCACGACGGTCGCCATCCCGATCCAGGAGATCGGCGCCGCCGCGATGCGGATGCTGGTCGGGCGGATCTCCGGCGGAAAGTTTGAAAAATTCAAGGTTTTCAATACGAAACTCATCGTCAGGGGGTCCACGGTCCGGGAGTAG
- a CDS encoding DUF1428 domain-containing protein has product MAKYVDGFVLPVLVKNLPAYRRLARKAGKIWKEHGALEFRECAGDDVDVKFGVPFKRQIRLRRGETVMFSWIVYSSRAHRDRVNAKVMKDKRMAGMDPAMMPFDCDRMVWGGFKVLVDL; this is encoded by the coding sequence ATGGCCAAATACGTCGACGGATTCGTGCTTCCGGTCCTTGTGAAGAACCTGCCGGCCTACCGTCGCCTTGCCCGGAAGGCGGGTAAAATCTGGAAGGAGCACGGCGCCCTCGAATTCCGGGAATGCGCGGGCGACGACGTGGACGTAAAATTCGGCGTGCCTTTCAAGCGGCAGATCCGGCTCCGGCGCGGGGAGACCGTGATGTTCTCCTGGATCGTGTACTCGTCGCGCGCGCACCGCGACCGGGTCAACGCGAAGGTGATGAAGGACAAGCGCATGGCGGGCATGGATCCGGCGATGATGCCGTTCGATTGCGACCGGATGGTCTGGGGCGGGTTCAAGGTCCTGGTCGATCTTTAG